The proteins below are encoded in one region of Limnochorda pilosa:
- a CDS encoding IclR family transcriptional regulator — protein sequence MERALELLVHLAQARGGLAVTEAHQVTGLHKATAHRLLTTLERCGFAVQDPATRRYRPGYRVLELAAGFLRDSELVEVALPEMRYVRDKTRETVTLYVREGADRICIQRVESPQSVRQVVSIGERYPLTRGAAGKVLLAFTADEERQRVLQEYMARRTQQAPVHGWEAFIGELDEVRHLSWAISHGERDPQVTAIAAPILSADGEALAALSVSGPATRLAVADTAAIAREVVEVSNHIARRLAMINP from the coding sequence GTGGAGCGCGCCCTTGAATTGCTGGTGCACCTCGCCCAGGCCCGAGGGGGCCTGGCCGTCACCGAAGCGCACCAGGTGACCGGGCTCCACAAGGCCACCGCTCATCGACTCCTGACCACGCTCGAACGGTGCGGGTTTGCTGTCCAGGACCCCGCAACGCGTCGTTACCGCCCGGGATACCGGGTCCTCGAGCTGGCCGCGGGCTTCCTGCGCGATTCGGAGTTGGTGGAGGTAGCTCTGCCTGAGATGCGCTACGTCCGCGACAAGACGCGAGAAACCGTGACCCTTTACGTGCGAGAGGGAGCGGATCGGATCTGCATCCAACGGGTGGAGAGCCCGCAGTCCGTGCGTCAGGTGGTTTCCATCGGAGAACGGTACCCGCTCACGCGGGGCGCCGCGGGCAAGGTGCTCCTGGCCTTCACGGCGGATGAGGAGCGGCAGCGCGTCCTGCAGGAATACATGGCTCGACGCACCCAGCAAGCGCCCGTTCACGGTTGGGAAGCGTTCATCGGTGAGCTGGATGAGGTCCGGCACCTGAGCTGGGCCATCAGCCACGGTGAACGAGATCCTCAGGTGACGGCGATCGCGGCCCCTATCCTATCCGCAGACGGAGAAGCGCTCGCGGCGCTATCCGTATCGGGGCCTGCCACCCGCCTGGCTGTCGCGGATACCGCGGCGATCGCCCGGGAAGTGGTGGAGGTGAGCAACCACATCGCGAGACGGCTGGCGATGATCAACCCCTAG
- a CDS encoding site-specific integrase: protein MLQTGLRPGEATGLAWEHVDLKNTKLDFRQALHETGGELYLGALKTDPALRTLSLSKSAVQALKRQRIRQMEERLRVGSQWSNQDDLVFTNLYGGFLRRTNSQRRDLRRVIKRARIAMPRS, encoded by the coding sequence ATGCTGCAGACGGGTCTTAGGCCCGGCGAGGCCACGGGGCTCGCCTGGGAGCATGTCGATCTTAAGAACACCAAGCTAGATTTCCGGCAGGCGCTCCACGAAACCGGAGGGGAGCTGTACCTGGGAGCGCTTAAGACGGACCCTGCCCTCAGAACCCTCTCCCTGTCCAAGAGCGCGGTCCAGGCGCTCAAGCGTCAACGGATACGACAGATGGAGGAACGTCTCCGCGTAGGATCCCAATGGAGTAACCAAGACGATCTGGTCTTCACCAACCTTTATGGGGGCTTCTTGCGGAGGACCAACAGCCAACGACGGGACCTCAGGCGGGTCATCAAGCGAGCGCGGATAGCTATGCCGAGGAGCTGA
- a CDS encoding tyrosine-type recombinase/integrase → MGLRGRGEFLAGVTLHTFRHTHASLLIFAGADAKVVQRRLGHEDIRITLQTYGHLFKGQDKRAAEMVDELISIPE, encoded by the coding sequence ATCGGCCTCAGAGGTCGAGGAGAATTCCTCGCCGGGGTAACCCTTCACACGTTCCGTCACACGCATGCCTCGCTCCTCATTTTCGCCGGAGCGGACGCCAAGGTCGTCCAGCGCCGTCTGGGGCATGAGGACATCAGGATCACCCTCCAGACCTACGGCCACCTGTTCAAGGGGCAGGACAAGCGGGCTGCTGAGATGGTGGACGAGCTGATCTCCATCCCAGAGTGA
- a CDS encoding helix-turn-helix domain-containing protein, with product MAGNPFADLLRDVRERHHLSQIELAAGRCTRAHVSAIEQGYGRPSGLLLRHFLERLPERRALAEAFCASFAPRPDWLHAGIYLAMKGEREGAYAVLQAMGRASDPSSPPWAGFADRAQGWSRYLAGEVDRALDLLTAAVDLHRRTGRYQEAGRTLWELGLMVTETAPSPDALLLFKEARETWGNAAEAREQRFHAVVFHSEARALRRMGYYRRAQEAATKACRLYRAAGDLAGEGHALLERAYAAHEDRRRDMLRPLAEHALDLFQRSDHHECLGVAELAVGIGLLDGGESGVQMAAARIERAQSLLAASPGGREAHALSELARLAWAQGDLQTARSHLHRALEQPASSRERAAQICLAAAVGLRDWPPSRQEIAGLGWALASPWERHAFFQSAARFCERLNRWRWAAELGRLIHQVYEGAAWSTASGGSPRPFWSLFLDTRGRRAGSGQGVRRNR from the coding sequence ATGGCTGGCAATCCTTTCGCTGACCTCTTGCGCGACGTGCGCGAGCGGCACCACCTCTCTCAGATCGAGCTGGCAGCCGGCCGCTGCACCCGGGCCCACGTCTCGGCGATCGAGCAGGGGTATGGACGGCCGTCGGGTCTCCTCCTGCGGCACTTCCTCGAACGGCTTCCCGAGCGGCGGGCGCTGGCTGAGGCCTTTTGCGCGAGCTTCGCACCGCGCCCCGACTGGCTTCATGCCGGCATCTACCTGGCGATGAAGGGAGAGCGCGAGGGGGCGTATGCTGTTCTGCAGGCCATGGGGCGCGCGAGCGATCCCTCCTCCCCGCCATGGGCGGGCTTCGCCGACCGCGCTCAGGGGTGGAGCCGCTACCTGGCCGGTGAGGTCGACCGGGCCCTCGATCTGCTCACAGCCGCAGTCGATCTCCACCGCCGGACCGGCAGGTACCAGGAGGCCGGCCGCACCCTGTGGGAGCTGGGGCTCATGGTCACCGAAACGGCCCCCAGCCCGGACGCGCTCCTCCTCTTCAAGGAGGCCCGGGAGACGTGGGGAAACGCGGCAGAGGCCCGCGAGCAACGCTTCCACGCGGTCGTCTTCCACTCGGAGGCCAGGGCCCTGCGGCGCATGGGGTATTACCGGCGGGCCCAGGAGGCGGCGACGAAAGCCTGCCGCCTTTACCGGGCCGCCGGAGACCTTGCCGGCGAAGGACACGCTCTGCTCGAGCGAGCCTACGCCGCCCACGAAGACAGGCGGAGGGACATGCTGCGCCCCCTCGCCGAGCACGCCCTGGACCTCTTCCAGAGATCCGACCACCACGAGTGCCTGGGGGTGGCCGAGCTCGCGGTCGGCATCGGCCTGTTGGACGGCGGCGAGAGCGGGGTGCAGATGGCCGCGGCGAGGATCGAAAGGGCCCAGTCCTTGCTCGCGGCGAGCCCCGGCGGAAGAGAGGCCCATGCCTTGTCGGAGCTGGCGCGGCTTGCGTGGGCCCAGGGCGACCTCCAGACCGCCCGGAGTCACCTGCACCGCGCCTTGGAGCAGCCCGCGTCCTCTCGAGAGCGGGCTGCACAGATCTGCCTCGCGGCCGCGGTCGGGCTGCGCGACTGGCCGCCCAGCCGGCAGGAGATCGCAGGCCTGGGCTGGGCGCTGGCCTCCCCCTGGGAACGCCACGCGTTCTTCCAGAGCGCCGCCCGCTTCTGCGAGCGGCTGAACCGGTGGAGATGGGCCGCCGAGCTCGGCCGCCTCATCCACCAGGTCTACGAGGGAGCGGCGTGGAGCACCGCCTCCGGCGGAAGCCCACGCCCGTTCTGGAGCCTGTTCCTCGACACCAGGGGGAGACGAGCGGGAAGCGGTCAGGGGGTCCGGCGCAACCGGTAG